One window of the Phycisphaerae bacterium genome contains the following:
- a CDS encoding C39 family peptidase, with product MSNMDATSRCRPLGVLVLVVALLLLLPGPSAPGADLSLEAGKRTFAPGGPAGGGLRFGNPVWSPDGRHLAISDDHGDGVYLYDTQTESVLQITDARSSGYAFNWSPDGRRLGFKLLISKAGSIFPLQAPAVYNLDQQKLVLLCEPTVRAGVPSFSSDGLTAFTVDRELRVVNPAGEIVTSLPLGHYVNLAVISPDGTRVAYNTEDDQVAVLQLSSGKSTHLTTGPDAHFKPLWSPDSERLAVSTITARLKCVDLQSRQVHDLDEGTDPSWAPDGQTLFYSRTERLDGAKVIDSDIYQIGCDGSGKRRLTWEVGEHEAAARLSPDGREMAFVSLVTGELYRAPVGRHATTDTQGKERSTYSLSPKVKLNIPAATFVKLDTTRSPLQVHAASEQPPVITADNPVTLLRTVPYVHQVYDTPDDFNGHWACGASSAIMAINYYSILPYWDITCSWPYSHVSHYGQNVSEIYTYNGVTYDYRAKDASGHWAYGGYAYIVRNNWADTRGYMRDYIINHGLSSAADYSPSWAKLQTEINNDDPFVVLNALTSSGHYITAIGYYSTQHTAVFNDPYGDKNTPGYPSYDGAGVLYDWPGYNNGFANLNAVSCFIYCRGGLPPLITEHPVSQTIDWQANTTFSVVAIGEGTLSYRWQKGTTDLVNGSHYSGVTTATLSVLNATDAEAGQYRCVVGNAYGSAASDTATLTVLPRPAPPGDMDGDDDVDQEDFGLLQACVSGASVPQSDPACTDARLDKDSDVDQADIALFLGCLSGPEVEVDSDCVVP from the coding sequence ATGAGTAACATGGACGCAACAAGCCGATGTCGCCCGCTCGGTGTGCTTGTCCTCGTGGTGGCTCTGTTGCTCCTGCTGCCGGGCCCGTCGGCGCCCGGAGCGGATCTTTCACTCGAAGCGGGGAAGAGGACATTCGCCCCCGGGGGACCCGCGGGCGGCGGATTGCGTTTCGGCAATCCCGTCTGGTCACCCGACGGCCGTCATCTGGCGATCTCCGACGATCACGGCGACGGTGTTTACCTGTACGATACCCAGACAGAGAGCGTTCTTCAGATCACGGATGCCCGGAGCAGCGGGTATGCGTTTAACTGGTCACCCGATGGAAGGCGGCTGGGATTCAAGCTGCTCATTTCGAAGGCGGGCAGTATCTTCCCGCTCCAAGCACCGGCGGTCTACAACCTCGATCAGCAGAAGCTGGTTCTTCTTTGCGAGCCAACGGTCAGGGCCGGTGTTCCTTCGTTTTCGAGCGACGGCCTGACCGCTTTCACCGTCGATCGGGAGCTGCGGGTGGTCAACCCGGCCGGCGAGATCGTCACCTCTTTGCCGCTGGGCCACTACGTCAATCTGGCGGTGATTTCGCCGGACGGCACTCGCGTGGCGTATAACACCGAGGATGACCAGGTTGCCGTGCTCCAACTGAGCAGCGGCAAAAGCACGCATTTGACCACCGGGCCGGATGCCCATTTCAAGCCCCTGTGGTCACCGGACTCAGAACGTCTGGCAGTCAGCACGATCACCGCGCGTCTGAAGTGCGTTGACCTTCAATCGAGGCAGGTGCACGACCTCGATGAAGGCACCGATCCATCCTGGGCACCCGATGGTCAGACTCTCTTCTATTCCAGAACGGAGAGGCTCGACGGCGCCAAGGTCATCGATTCGGACATCTACCAAATCGGATGCGACGGGAGCGGAAAACGGCGGCTGACCTGGGAGGTGGGCGAGCATGAAGCAGCCGCGAGGTTGTCGCCCGACGGCCGGGAAATGGCGTTTGTGTCACTGGTCACTGGCGAGCTCTATCGTGCCCCCGTTGGCCGACACGCGACCACGGACACGCAGGGCAAGGAACGCTCGACATATTCATTGAGTCCGAAAGTCAAACTGAACATACCGGCGGCGACCTTCGTCAAGCTCGATACGACCCGCTCGCCCCTGCAAGTTCATGCTGCTTCGGAACAGCCGCCAGTGATCACCGCCGACAACCCGGTCACCCTGCTGAGAACAGTTCCCTACGTTCACCAGGTCTACGACACACCCGACGATTTCAACGGCCACTGGGCGTGCGGGGCGTCATCGGCCATCATGGCCATCAACTACTACAGCATCCTGCCCTACTGGGACATCACTTGCTCGTGGCCCTACTCGCACGTCAGCCACTACGGCCAGAACGTCTCGGAAATCTACACCTACAACGGCGTTACCTACGACTACCGGGCCAAAGATGCCAGCGGCCATTGGGCCTACGGCGGTTACGCATATATCGTTCGCAACAACTGGGCGGACACCAGGGGATACATGCGTGATTACATCATCAATCATGGTCTGTCCTCTGCCGCCGACTATTCGCCCAGTTGGGCGAAGCTGCAGACTGAGATCAACAACGATGACCCGTTTGTCGTGCTGAATGCTTTGACCTCTTCCGGGCACTACATCACGGCCATCGGCTATTACAGCACGCAGCATACCGCCGTCTTCAATGATCCCTATGGCGACAAGAACACTCCGGGCTACCCCAGCTATGACGGGGCGGGCGTCCTGTACGACTGGCCCGGCTACAACAACGGCTTCGCGAATCTCAACGCGGTCTCCTGCTTCATCTATTGCCGAGGCGGACTGCCGCCCCTGATCACCGAACACCCGGTGAGCCAGACCATTGACTGGCAGGCAAACACGACCTTCAGCGTTGTTGCCATCGGAGAGGGCACGTTGAGCTACCGGTGGCAGAAGGGAACGACGGATCTGGTCAACGGGTCGCACTATTCGGGTGTCACGACTGCAACCCTGTCAGTGCTCAACGCCACTGACGCGGAAGCCGGTCAGTATCGCTGTGTGGTCGGCAACGCATACGGAAGCGCGGCCTCCGACACGGCAACACTGACCGTGCTTCCACGGCCGGCACCGCCAGGTGACATGGACGGCGACGACGACGTCGATCAAGAGGATTTCGGCCTCCTGCAGGCCTGCGTCAGCGGCGCGTCCGTGCCGCAGAGCGATCCGGCATGTACCGATGCCCGCCTCGACAAGGACAGTGATGTTGACCAGGCCGATATCGCTTTGTTCCTCGGGTGCCTATCGGGGCCGGAGGTGGAGGTGGATTCGGACTGCGTGGTCCCGTGA
- a CDS encoding beta-galactosidase has translation MMRRTSRVLATGLLGILAIAVRGAETGVQSGAGIHPSLPADFFPCGAMHMSTISHWQHYLPPVDEWAAYMDKDLARMKEVGLNSMAAHVDWYDIEPAPGEFNFERLDRLMDLVDKHGLRILLWPWPELQPEWVARQYPDGQWLSVTDFKPGPACWDHPAVRKLIDRFVRTVVTRYKDRPSVLAWDVGAEAGVWVSAATPVDRTAAADLYCYCPHTAARYRDWLRQKYGALDKLNEVWATYYKDWSEIEPVRVGAFERAQIFWLDWRQFMLWNTAEFQRVKAEAARACDPNRPITCHLGGWGWGYVHNSTDEYQIGKHFDFVGLSFFPFWLERGQAYDSSIGGMMLDGVRSAGDGKPMWVEELQGGPSIFGLSYRSRFPTPSDIRLWNWQCVAHGASGVFYWNWRPETTGIEAAGFGLVNYDGSLTDRARAAGEVARDLNRHASRLLSSKPVPAQVAILCDPRVFIQAHGEQDAGLYVASVRGAYRAFYRASIPADLVISEQLMKADPARYKLICLPFAYLLSREEGQWLSKYVEQGGYLVAGTWCAQKDERTFLYETVPGAGLAELFGCREQAFQTIGQASATLVDGRGLITSLKPGAKLPAQRYTQQLELLPGAEVVAEFDDKSPAMVAARRGKGRTLYAATLLFLGYDATADGNLQKVLLDAASAAGIEAPIRVQAQPDANEVVARVLEGPGGKTVVIANHSWADKKADVTIPRAAKARVFDLLSGKDVGTSVDGAAARFSLPIPARQARALAVE, from the coding sequence ATGATGCGAAGAACAAGTCGAGTATTAGCCACAGGACTGCTGGGAATTCTGGCGATTGCGGTCCGAGGGGCAGAGACGGGCGTGCAGAGCGGCGCCGGCATTCACCCTTCGCTGCCTGCCGACTTCTTTCCCTGCGGGGCGATGCACATGAGCACCATTTCGCACTGGCAGCACTATCTGCCGCCGGTGGACGAGTGGGCGGCGTACATGGACAAAGACCTGGCCCGGATGAAGGAGGTCGGGCTCAATTCGATGGCCGCTCACGTGGACTGGTACGACATCGAGCCGGCGCCCGGCGAGTTCAACTTCGAGCGGCTGGACCGGCTGATGGATCTGGTCGACAAGCACGGCCTGCGGATCCTGCTGTGGCCCTGGCCTGAGCTACAGCCGGAATGGGTGGCGCGGCAATACCCTGATGGCCAGTGGCTGTCGGTGACCGACTTCAAGCCCGGCCCGGCGTGCTGGGACCATCCTGCGGTTCGAAAGCTGATCGACCGGTTCGTCAGAACGGTTGTGACGCGATACAAGGATCGGCCGTCGGTGCTGGCGTGGGACGTTGGGGCTGAGGCCGGCGTGTGGGTCTCGGCGGCAACGCCGGTCGACCGAACCGCCGCCGCCGATCTTTACTGCTATTGCCCGCATACGGCGGCGCGATACCGCGACTGGCTGAGGCAGAAGTATGGCGCGCTGGACAAGCTAAACGAGGTATGGGCCACGTACTACAAGGACTGGTCGGAGATTGAGCCGGTGCGTGTGGGAGCGTTCGAGCGGGCCCAGATCTTCTGGCTCGACTGGCGGCAGTTTATGCTCTGGAACACGGCGGAGTTTCAGCGAGTCAAGGCCGAGGCGGCGCGGGCCTGTGATCCCAACCGCCCGATCACCTGCCACCTGGGCGGCTGGGGCTGGGGCTACGTCCACAACTCGACCGACGAGTACCAGATTGGCAAGCATTTCGATTTCGTGGGCCTTTCGTTCTTCCCGTTCTGGCTCGAGAGAGGCCAAGCCTACGATTCGAGTATCGGCGGGATGATGCTCGACGGCGTTCGATCCGCCGGCGACGGCAAGCCCATGTGGGTCGAGGAACTGCAAGGCGGCCCGAGTATCTTCGGGCTGAGCTACCGGTCGCGATTCCCGACGCCTTCTGATATCAGGCTGTGGAACTGGCAGTGCGTTGCTCACGGTGCTTCGGGGGTGTTTTACTGGAACTGGCGGCCGGAAACGACCGGCATCGAGGCGGCGGGTTTTGGCCTGGTCAACTACGACGGCAGCCTCACCGATCGGGCGCGAGCGGCCGGCGAAGTCGCAAGAGATCTGAATCGCCATGCGAGCCGACTGCTCTCGAGCAAGCCGGTGCCGGCCCAGGTCGCAATCCTTTGCGATCCGCGGGTTTTCATCCAGGCGCACGGCGAACAGGATGCGGGGCTATATGTCGCCAGCGTACGTGGAGCTTATCGAGCCTTTTACCGAGCGAGCATTCCGGCCGACCTGGTGATTTCGGAACAGCTCATGAAGGCGGATCCGGCCCGATACAAGCTGATCTGTCTGCCGTTCGCGTACCTGCTGTCTCGTGAGGAAGGACAATGGCTGTCGAAATACGTCGAGCAAGGCGGATACCTCGTGGCGGGCACGTGGTGTGCACAGAAGGACGAGCGGACGTTCTTGTATGAAACCGTGCCGGGAGCAGGGCTCGCGGAGCTGTTCGGCTGCCGCGAGCAGGCATTTCAGACGATCGGCCAGGCATCGGCAACGCTTGTCGACGGCCGCGGCCTGATCACCTCGCTCAAACCCGGTGCCAAGCTGCCCGCCCAGCGCTATACGCAGCAACTCGAGTTGTTGCCCGGCGCGGAGGTGGTCGCCGAGTTCGACGACAAGAGCCCGGCCATGGTCGCCGCCCGCCGGGGTAAGGGCCGCACGCTGTATGCCGCGACGCTGCTGTTCCTTGGATATGACGCAACCGCGGACGGGAATCTGCAGAAGGTGCTTCTCGATGCTGCGTCGGCCGCCGGCATTGAGGCACCGATTCGTGTTCAGGCGCAGCCCGACGCCAATGAGGTTGTCGCCCGCGTGCTCGAAGGGCCCGGGGGCAAGACCGTCGTGATCGCGAACCACAGTTGGGCCGACAAGAAGGCTGACGTGACGATACCCCGCGCGGCAAAGGCCAGGGTGTTTGACCTGCTCAGTGGGAAAGACGTCGGAACGTCGGTCGATGGGGCTGCTGCCAGATTCTCGCTGCCCATTCCAGCTCGGCAAGCCCGCGCGCTGGCCGTGGAGTAA